From one bacterium genomic stretch:
- a CDS encoding HepT-like ribonuclease domain-containing protein, with product MDNKIKTLKRYFKGKDEVLLAFIFGSRAKKTQNVSSDWDIAVYFNPYQNAEIETKNDYPLENKIWAEIERVLCSDNVDLLILNRAKPSLVFSILNSGIPLVIKNRNLYLKLLIKTHYEAVDFWNFTKEFFEIGERAKSLSEEDKSLLREHIRFLENEFEDLEELTKLTQNEYIQDRNKRRNIERWVENLVMSAIDISKIILASEKSNIPQTYKEVLLWLGLKFMDEEIANRFSEFAYLRNIVVHEYLDIKWERIRGFIKDARQILPVFIDEVKNRWLLGE from the coding sequence ATGGATAATAAAATTAAAACTCTTAAAAGATATTTTAAGGGAAAAGACGAAGTATTACTTGCATTTATCTTTGGCTCAAGGGCTAAAAAAACTCAAAATGTATCCTCTGACTGGGATATTGCGGTCTATTTTAATCCTTATCAAAACGCAGAGATAGAAACAAAAAATGATTATCCCTTAGAAAATAAGATCTGGGCAGAGATAGAAAGAGTTTTATGCTCTGATAATGTTGATTTATTGATTTTAAATCGGGCAAAACCATCTCTTGTCTTCTCTATATTAAATTCTGGAATTCCACTTGTCATAAAAAATAGAAATCTTTATTTAAAACTTTTAATTAAAACCCATTATGAAGCGGTTGATTTCTGGAATTTTACAAAAGAGTTTTTTGAAATAGGGGAAAGGGCAAAATCGTTATCTGAAGAAGATAAATCTCTTTTAAGAGAACATATTAGATTTTTAGAAAACGAATTTGAGGATTTAGAAGAACTTACAAAATTAACTCAAAATGAATATATTCAAGATAGAAATAAAAGAAGAAATATAGAAAGATGGGTTGAGAATCTGGTAATGTCAGCAATAGACATTTCAAAGATAATTTTAGCCTCTGAAAAAAGTAATATTCCACAAACTTATAAAGAGGTTTTATTATGGCTTGGTCTGAAATTTATGGATGAGGAGATAGCCAATAGATTTTCTGAATTCGCTTATTTAAGAAATATTGTCGTGCATGAATACCTGGATATTAAATGGGAACGAATAAGAGGCTTTATTAAAGATGCCAGACAGATTTTACCCGTTTTTATTGATGAAGTGAAAAATAGATGGTTATTGGGGGAATAA
- the rsxC gene encoding electron transport complex subunit RsxC, with translation MDVLTFKGGIHPRDEKVWTQDKVIREMSLPGKVVIPLRQHIGAPCELCVAKGDEVKTGQVIGKSPGYVCANVHATISGKVIEIGQMPHPVLGSCLAITIESDNENKWVELESHRDWERLPKEKLRGIIKEAGIVGLGGAGFPTHVKLSPPEDKPIDTVILNGAECEPYLTADQRIMIERAKDITVGLKIIMKALEAKKALIAIEINKPSALSLMAKATKEEKNINIIPLQTKYPQGGEKQLIKAVLNREVPSGGLPLDVGVVVQNAATTLAIMEAVISGKPLIDRIVTATGLAIKEPQNLRVRIGTLFQNVIDACGGFDKEPGKIIMGGPMMGLSQKNTEVPVIKTTSGILVLPKKETRISSHRDCIRCGRCIEVCPMRLMPNMLGILVERGRFNEAKDYHLLDCIECGCCGYVCPSNRSLVHFIKLGKFKIK, from the coding sequence ATGGATGTATTAACATTTAAAGGCGGGATTCATCCCAGAGATGAAAAAGTCTGGACACAAGATAAAGTTATCCGTGAGATGTCATTGCCGGGTAAAGTGGTTATTCCTCTAAGACAACATATTGGTGCCCCTTGTGAACTATGTGTAGCAAAAGGAGATGAAGTTAAAACAGGCCAGGTAATCGGCAAGAGTCCAGGTTATGTCTGTGCTAATGTGCATGCGACTATTTCTGGTAAAGTAATTGAGATAGGTCAGATGCCCCATCCTGTTCTTGGTAGTTGTTTGGCTATCACCATTGAATCTGATAATGAAAATAAATGGGTGGAATTAGAATCTCACCGTGATTGGGAAAGACTTCCGAAAGAAAAATTACGCGGAATAATCAAAGAGGCAGGTATTGTTGGTTTAGGGGGTGCTGGATTCCCAACCCATGTAAAATTATCTCCACCAGAGGATAAACCTATTGATACGGTTATATTGAATGGTGCTGAATGTGAACCATATCTTACTGCAGACCAACGAATTATGATAGAAAGGGCTAAAGACATAACCGTCGGGTTGAAAATCATTATGAAGGCATTAGAGGCTAAAAAGGCACTTATTGCTATCGAAATAAATAAACCTTCTGCCCTATCATTAATGGCAAAAGCAACTAAAGAAGAAAAAAATATCAATATCATCCCACTTCAAACAAAATATCCGCAGGGTGGAGAAAAACAACTTATTAAGGCAGTATTAAATCGTGAGGTGCCATCAGGGGGGCTTCCTTTAGATGTGGGTGTCGTTGTGCAAAATGCCGCTACAACATTAGCCATTATGGAAGCAGTTATTTCAGGCAAACCGCTCATAGATAGAATAGTCACAGCCACAGGGTTAGCTATCAAAGAACCACAAAATCTACGAGTAAGGATTGGCACTTTATTCCAAAATGTCATAGATGCCTGTGGTGGTTTTGATAAAGAGCCAGGAAAAATAATTATGGGTGGTCCAATGATGGGACTATCTCAAAAAAATACTGAAGTGCCAGTGATAAAAACTACCTCTGGAATCTTAGTTTTGCCTAAAAAAGAAACCAGAATATCATCTCACCGCGACTGTATTAGGTGTGGTCGATGTATTGAAGTCTGCCCAATGCGATTGATGCCTAATATGCTTGGTATTCTGGTTGAACGAGGAAGATTTAATGAGGCTAAAGATTATCACCTGTTAGATTGTATAGAATGTGGTTGCTGTGGGTATGTCTGTCCGTCTAATCGCTCATTAGTGCATTTTATTAAATTAGGTAAGTTTAAGATAAAGTAG
- a CDS encoding VCBS repeat-containing protein: MNRKERFTSVIIALFCIGLQSAAYCHDITNVSEGTGKSIDSKYLKKTGNKWTAVIRGFERLKILDEKVKPEIKEKVFQNSNLFLHFVAYPVGSWPEAVAIGDVNGDGRNDVVMTTSFYFDPESDYHIFVFLQNVLGELEPPVKYSAGNGNSVDIGDLNNDGRNDVVVTAHNAIGVFYQNGSGGLNPMVTYPSNHFSVSNTYKLRIGDFNNDGLLDVVSIDWGTQSPDVDVFLQNINGTLNPPVTYSVTHGGYDDLDVGDVNNDGLTDIIVMSGQGFYPNIGVLHQEINGTFGLPVYYDLGEDELTRGVAVGDINGDILEDIVVSYGGNQPNSFIGTFLQNNSGTLNPAISYPSYDIPEAVEIEDVNFDGRNDVIVAHGGWMAMGVYLQGAEGTLLPYELYQLPYASHYNPHGLDVGDINSDGANDVVIADYNYGLVVLYHTPIPPEPDIKANNSDGPLIILQGTILTITVSLVPGSYSGKEADWWVAATSPFGLYWYTLDSGWVRSNIPIRGYGGPLFNLSPYQVLNTTTLPIGDYTFYFGVDLLMNGVLNFDQLYYDGVNVDIE; encoded by the coding sequence ATGAATAGAAAAGAAAGATTTACATCGGTCATTATTGCTCTCTTTTGTATTGGACTTCAAAGTGCAGCATATTGTCACGACATTACTAATGTCAGTGAAGGAACAGGAAAGTCAATTGATAGCAAGTACTTAAAAAAGACAGGAAATAAATGGACTGCAGTAATTAGGGGATTTGAGAGATTAAAAATCCTGGATGAAAAAGTTAAGCCAGAGATAAAGGAAAAAGTCTTCCAGAATTCCAATCTTTTTCTTCATTTTGTAGCCTATCCAGTAGGTTCCTGGCCAGAGGCAGTGGCTATAGGAGATGTGAACGGTGATGGTCGAAATGATGTGGTAATGACAACCTCTTTTTATTTTGACCCTGAAAGTGATTATCACATTTTTGTTTTCTTACAAAACGTTTTGGGAGAACTTGAGCCACCAGTAAAATATTCTGCTGGTAATGGAAATTCTGTTGATATTGGTGATTTAAACAACGATGGGAGGAATGATGTAGTTGTTACCGCACACAATGCTATTGGCGTTTTTTACCAAAATGGCTCTGGGGGACTAAATCCTATGGTTACTTATCCTTCTAATCATTTCAGTGTGAGTAATACATATAAGCTCAGGATTGGAGATTTTAACAATGATGGTCTTCTTGATGTAGTATCCATTGACTGGGGCACACAGTCTCCCGATGTAGATGTATTTCTTCAGAATATAAACGGTACACTGAATCCACCTGTTACCTATAGTGTTACCCATGGTGGTTACGATGATCTGGATGTCGGAGATGTTAATAATGATGGTTTAACAGATATTATCGTGATGAGTGGGCAAGGTTTCTATCCAAATATTGGTGTCCTTCATCAAGAGATTAATGGAACATTTGGTTTACCAGTCTACTATGACCTTGGCGAGGACGAACTTACCCGGGGTGTAGCGGTAGGAGATATTAACGGGGACATTTTAGAAGACATTGTAGTAAGCTATGGAGGAAACCAACCTAACTCTTTCATCGGGACATTTCTTCAAAATAATTCAGGCACACTTAATCCAGCTATAAGTTACCCATCCTATGATATCCCGGAGGCCGTAGAGATAGAAGATGTTAACTTTGATGGAAGAAATGATGTTATAGTAGCCCATGGTGGCTGGATGGCTATGGGGGTTTATCTTCAGGGTGCTGAGGGGACACTTTTACCTTATGAACTATACCAACTTCCCTATGCATCCCATTACAATCCGCACGGACTTGATGTCGGAGATATTAATAGTGATGGTGCAAATGATGTGGTTATCGCTGATTACAATTATGGTTTAGTAGTACTTTACCATACCCCTATACCACCCGAACCTGATATAAAAGCCAATAATTCAGATGGTCCGCTTATAATACTACAGGGAACAATTTTGACTATAACTGTATCCCTTGTCCCTGGTAGCTACAGTGGAAAGGAAGCAGATTGGTGGGTAGCCGCTACATCACCATTTGGACTATATTGGTATACACTGGATTCAGGATGGGTCAGGTCTAATATTCCTATTCGTGGCTATGGAGGTCCACTCTTTAATCTTTCACCATATCAAGTGTTGAATACCACGACACTTCCCATTGGCGACTACACCTTTTATTTCGGTGTAGATCTATTGATGAATGGAGTTTTAAACTTCGATCAGTTATATTATGATGGGGTGAATGTAGATATAGAATAG